A region from the Lolium perenne isolate Kyuss_39 chromosome 4, Kyuss_2.0, whole genome shotgun sequence genome encodes:
- the LOC127346706 gene encoding uncharacterized protein — MSVAKTEAFRGVGVEAHAKALHGPSVPTATTLVSAVSLPGGAVVKRDYEVLVLPIFPRRERQSETPGHSAASLAVFVVGASNSAATASAPAVLVGTNSAATTSAPTVFVGASNSATTASAPTVFGGSSLRPHRLRRHQLGGYSLRPTVFVGTNLSGHRCRRRLQKMQEIRDMELLLSASTLFAGGTASRSLDVSKAILPISASHMARMANELGNAGDNKGVSSVELLNAAEELTQADGTRRAEAVSGLIQACVAFAHDAVNEGHDDLMHSAIDLALAGRCFLRVAAFGSTEGPTAGQPNPPVQQITGVGHAAWWARKTKVGDLEEYLLQKTSPASSTSVAAASSSSSSKQSKGSKSDNWAGIHLFCLGGSLSLLPYLGKDGLLTDKEFSDDYRWGVSFLLMLWWCLVSFGVTCSLFGRSSLELQYARFSSYLGMFGISALVMMFLHWALAVDSMRLFYYVLAGAAVIFLAHLIWCCCRRDK; from the exons ATGTCAGTTGCAAAGACAGAGGCTTTCCGTGGGGTGGGTGTTGAAGCCCATGCGAAAGCATTGCACGGCCCCTCTGTGCCGACAGCGACGACGCTTGTGAGCGCCGTGTCCCTTCCTGGAGGCGCTGTCGTGAAG AGGGACTACGAGGTGCTCGTGCTCCCCATATTTCCTCGGAGAGAGCGGCAAAGTGAAACCCCAGGGCATTCGGCGGCGTCTCTCGCCGTGTTCGTCGTCGGCGCCAGCAACTCGGCGGCTACAGCCTCCGCCCCCGCCGTCCTCGTCGGCACCAACTCGGCGGCTACGACCTCCGCCCCCACCGTCTTCGTCGGCGCCAGCAACTCGGCGACTACAGCTTCCGCCCCCACCGTCTTCGGCGGCTCCAGCCTCCGCCCCCACCGTCTTCGTCGACACCAACTCGGCGGCTACAGCCTCCGCCCCACCGTCTTCGTCGGCACCAACCTCTCCGGGCACCGTTGTCGTCGTCGCCTTCAGAAG ATGCAGGAAATACGAGACATGGAGCTTTTGTTAAGTGCATCGACTCTGTTTGCTGGAGGCACAGCTTCACGGTCCCTTGATGTCTCGAAGGCCATTCTCCCCATTAGCGCGTCTCACATGGCACGCATGGCGAACGAGCTAGGGAATGCTGGGGACAACAAGGGCGTGAGCAGCGTAGAATTGCTCAATGCAGCTGAAGAGCTCACACAGGCAGATGGCACTAGAAGAGCTGAGGCTGTCTCTGGTCTGATCCAAGCTTGTGTCGCGTTTGCACATGATGCAGTTAACGAGGGACATGACGATCTCATGCACAGTGCGATTGACTTGGCACTTGCTGGACGATGTTTCTTGCGAGTGGCAGCATTCGGAAGCACAGAGGGTCCAACAGCCGGCCAGCCCAACCCCCCTGTGCAGCAGATAACAGGAGTTGGACATGCTGCCTGGTGGGCCAGGAAAACAAAAGTAGGTGACTTAGAGGAATATTTGCTGCAGAAAACTTCCCCAGCCAGCAGTACATCAGTAgctgctgcttcttcttcttcttcttcaaagcaGAGTAAG GGAAGCAAGTCAGATAACTGGGCAGGGATTCATTTGTTCTGCTTGGGTGGATCACTTTCACTGCTCCCCTATCTCGGAAAGGATGGTTTGTTGACAGATAAGGAGTTCTCAGATGACTACAGATGGGGGGTTAGCTTTTTGTTGATGCTGTGGTGGTGTCTGGTGTCGTTTGGTGTCACCTGTAGCTTGTTTGGACGTTCTTCCTTGGAGTTGCAGTATGCCCGTTTCTCCAGTTACCTCGGAATGTTTG GTATCAGCGCTCTTGTGATGATGTTTTTACATTGGGCGCTTGCAGTCGATTCCATGAGATTATTCTATTATGTTTTGGCTGGCGCTGCAGTGATCTTTCTCGCCCATTTGATCTGG TGCTGCTGTCGAAGAGACAAGTGA